A region of Bacillus cabrialesii DNA encodes the following proteins:
- a CDS encoding sigma-54 interaction domain-containing protein, producing MQKVLMVGAGKRGTALLHILIKAAIIEIIAVVDKDPEAPGLKEAEQYGIAVSSDWKPYIQQKPDIVIHTTGDQAVFDELLQKKHEETIVMPGKMAYIVFQLMEEKQHLIQMLKEQTYKHDRIFNSTHDGMIFIDINEEIILFNHMAEKMVGKKREEVIGRPIKEVIPSTKMPRILKTRVPEYNQKQLLGDHLQIVTTRLPIIDEGGRLLGALCVFKDITDAVELAEEVTNLKQVRTMLEAIIQSSDEAISVVDENGIGLLINKAYTKMTGLSEKEVIGKPANTDISEGESMHLKVLETRRPVRGVRMKVGPNEKEVIVNVAPVIVDGILKGSVGVIHDVSEIKMLTAELNRARQIIRTLEAKYTFDDIIGKSEQMLVALEQAKLGAKTPATILLRGESGTGKELFAHAIHNESDRKYNKFIRVNCAALSENLLESELFGYEDGAFSGAKRGGKKGLFEEANNGSIFLDEIGELTQNMQAKLLRVLQEKEIVRVGGTKAIPVNVRVIAATNVNIEKAMADGTFREDLYYRINRYPISIPPLRHRLEDIEALSVRLIQKINRDYGRNVKGLSQQALRALSAYHWPGNVRELENVLGRAMIFLNPHMEWIEKDHLPVFELPQKESAAEHGAGFDFPDIEGEKLSVAVEKFEAHMIQQTLEKHHFNRTKTAKALGVSIRNLYYKMDKYGLANEGMQ from the coding sequence ATGCAGAAGGTACTGATGGTAGGTGCCGGCAAAAGGGGAACGGCGTTATTACATATTCTGATCAAAGCAGCCATCATAGAGATCATTGCCGTTGTTGACAAAGACCCCGAGGCGCCGGGATTGAAAGAAGCAGAACAGTATGGGATTGCCGTTTCATCTGATTGGAAACCTTACATACAACAAAAACCGGATATCGTCATTCATACCACCGGCGATCAAGCCGTGTTTGACGAACTCCTTCAAAAAAAGCATGAAGAGACCATTGTCATGCCGGGAAAAATGGCGTACATCGTTTTTCAGCTGATGGAAGAAAAGCAGCACCTGATTCAAATGCTGAAAGAGCAAACATACAAACACGACAGAATCTTTAATTCCACCCATGACGGGATGATTTTTATTGATATCAATGAAGAAATCATTCTCTTTAACCATATGGCCGAAAAAATGGTCGGGAAAAAGCGCGAGGAAGTCATCGGGCGTCCCATAAAAGAAGTCATTCCGAGCACGAAGATGCCGCGGATTTTAAAAACAAGAGTGCCTGAATACAACCAGAAGCAGCTGTTAGGCGATCATTTGCAAATTGTGACGACAAGGCTGCCGATTATTGATGAAGGCGGACGTCTGCTCGGGGCGCTTTGTGTGTTTAAAGATATCACCGATGCGGTCGAGCTGGCAGAGGAAGTAACCAACTTAAAGCAGGTCCGTACGATGCTGGAGGCGATTATTCAATCCTCCGATGAGGCGATTTCTGTCGTTGATGAAAACGGCATCGGACTCTTGATCAATAAAGCGTATACGAAAATGACGGGGCTTTCTGAAAAAGAAGTCATTGGCAAGCCTGCAAACACTGATATTTCTGAAGGCGAAAGCATGCATTTAAAGGTGCTTGAAACACGACGCCCTGTCCGCGGTGTCAGAATGAAGGTCGGCCCGAATGAAAAAGAGGTCATTGTTAATGTAGCGCCGGTGATTGTGGATGGGATTTTGAAAGGCAGCGTTGGTGTGATTCACGACGTGTCCGAAATTAAAATGCTGACAGCGGAGCTTAACCGCGCCAGGCAAATCATTCGCACGCTTGAAGCGAAATACACTTTCGACGACATTATCGGCAAAAGCGAGCAAATGCTGGTTGCGCTTGAGCAGGCGAAGCTCGGGGCGAAAACGCCGGCAACCATTTTACTGCGCGGGGAATCAGGAACGGGAAAAGAACTGTTCGCCCATGCCATCCATAACGAAAGTGACCGGAAATACAATAAATTTATTCGCGTGAATTGTGCAGCCCTTTCTGAAAACCTGCTCGAATCAGAATTGTTCGGTTATGAGGATGGCGCGTTTTCAGGAGCGAAGCGCGGCGGTAAAAAGGGTTTATTTGAGGAAGCCAATAACGGCAGTATTTTCTTAGATGAAATCGGCGAGCTGACACAAAATATGCAGGCGAAATTGCTTCGGGTTCTTCAAGAGAAGGAAATCGTCAGAGTGGGCGGCACGAAAGCGATCCCTGTCAATGTCAGAGTGATCGCGGCGACAAATGTAAATATCGAAAAAGCGATGGCGGATGGAACGTTTCGCGAGGACCTGTATTACCGGATCAACCGCTATCCGATCTCCATTCCGCCTTTGCGGCATCGGCTGGAAGACATTGAGGCACTGAGCGTCAGGCTTATCCAAAAGATCAATCGGGATTACGGCAGGAATGTAAAGGGGCTCTCACAGCAAGCCTTGCGCGCCTTATCCGCTTACCATTGGCCCGGCAATGTCCGCGAGCTGGAAAATGTCCTTGGACGAGCTATGATTTTTCTGAATCCGCATATGGAATGGATTGAAAAAGACCACTTGCCTGTATTCGAACTTCCGCAAAAAGAAAGTGCCGCAGAACATGGGGCGGGTTTTGATTTTCCGGATATTGAAGGTGAAAAGCTGTCTGTCGCAGTAGAAAAATTTGAAGCGCATATGATCCAGCAAACGCTCGAAAAGCATCATTTTAACCGGACAAAAACAGCGAAAGCCCTCGGTGTCAGCATACGGAATTTATATTATAAAATGGATAAATATGGCCTTGCAAATGAAGGCATGCAATAA
- the buk gene encoding butyrate kinase has product MKVLHDEKRILTINPGSTSTKIGVFHNERSIFEKTLRHNIEELQRFDHIIDQYEFRKHHILETLHEQGINISKFDAVCARGGLLRPIEGGTYEVNDDMIEDLKSGYAGQHASNLGGIIAREIADGLNIPSYIVDPVVVDEMSVLAKISGMPEIERKSIFHALNQKAVARKAAASLGKRYENMKMIITHMGGGITIGVHDHGRVVDVNNGLHGEGPFSPERAGTVPAGDLVDLCFSGQYTKEEIMKKLVGTGGLFGYLGTNDAVKVEQMIQGGDEKARFIFDAMAYQVAKEIGAASAALKGEVEAIVLTGGLAYGKSFVSNIRSYIDWISDVLVYPGENELQSLAQGALRVLLGEEQSKQYRIE; this is encoded by the coding sequence ATGAAAGTGCTACATGATGAAAAACGCATTCTCACAATTAATCCAGGCTCAACTTCAACGAAAATCGGTGTTTTTCATAACGAACGAAGCATTTTTGAAAAAACATTGAGACACAACATAGAAGAGCTGCAGCGATTTGACCATATTATTGATCAGTATGAATTTCGCAAACATCATATTCTCGAAACGCTTCATGAACAGGGAATCAATATCTCAAAGTTTGATGCAGTCTGCGCCAGAGGCGGCCTTCTTCGGCCGATTGAAGGCGGAACTTACGAAGTGAACGATGATATGATTGAGGACTTGAAAAGCGGCTATGCCGGCCAGCATGCTTCTAATCTTGGCGGCATTATCGCGCGTGAAATCGCTGACGGCCTGAATATCCCTTCGTATATCGTCGATCCTGTTGTCGTAGACGAAATGTCGGTGCTCGCAAAAATCTCAGGCATGCCTGAGATTGAACGGAAAAGCATTTTCCATGCCTTAAACCAAAAAGCTGTCGCCCGTAAGGCGGCAGCCTCTCTTGGCAAACGATATGAGAACATGAAAATGATTATTACCCATATGGGCGGCGGTATTACAATTGGCGTCCATGACCACGGACGAGTGGTCGATGTCAACAACGGCCTTCACGGAGAGGGGCCATTCAGCCCTGAACGTGCAGGAACAGTGCCTGCGGGAGATCTTGTCGATTTATGTTTTTCAGGACAGTATACAAAAGAAGAAATCATGAAAAAACTGGTGGGCACCGGCGGGCTTTTCGGCTATCTCGGTACGAATGACGCAGTAAAAGTGGAACAGATGATTCAGGGTGGCGATGAAAAAGCCCGCTTCATTTTTGATGCCATGGCGTATCAGGTAGCAAAGGAAATCGGAGCAGCCAGCGCGGCATTAAAAGGCGAGGTTGAAGCGATTGTGCTGACAGGGGGCCTTGCGTACGGCAAAAGCTTTGTTTCCAATATCAGATCATACATAGATTGGATTTCAGACGTTTTAGTCTATCCGGGAGAAAATGAACTGCAGTCTCTGGCCCAAGGGGCGCTCAGGGTATTGCTGGGCGAAGAGCAATCCAAACAATATCGTATTGAATAG
- a CDS encoding DUF2627 domain-containing protein: MSRLLALLILVLPGAISALGIKLMRDTLFGHTIKPFGALWLQGLSGFIFFAFGLYLLAGFILYRDRKRNQVSPRFRKR; encoded by the coding sequence ATGAGCCGACTTCTTGCGCTTTTGATATTAGTCCTCCCCGGCGCCATTTCCGCTTTAGGCATTAAACTGATGAGAGATACGCTTTTCGGCCATACAATAAAGCCATTCGGAGCGCTTTGGCTTCAAGGTTTGTCAGGATTCATTTTTTTTGCGTTCGGCCTTTATCTGCTGGCCGGGTTCATTTTATACAGAGACAGAAAACGCAATCAGGTCAGCCCGCGATTCAGAAAACGATAG
- the yqiS gene encoding phosphate butyryltransferase: MKLKDLIGKASMYKNKTIAVAHAEDEEVIRAVKLAAEYLSARFLLVGDSKKLNDLTSSMQGHQVEIVHADTPEESAQLAVRAVHHKTADVLMKGNVPTSVLLKAVLNRQEGLRSSSVLSHVAVFDIPDFDRLMFVTDSAMNIAPSLEELRQILQNAVHVARAVGNNMPKAAALAAVETVNPKMEATMNAAALAQMCKRGQIKNCIVDGPLALDNAVSQIAAAQKNISGDVAGSADILLVPTIEAGNMLYKSLIYFAKASVAAVITGAKAPIALTSRADSAENKLYSIALAICASEEYTH, from the coding sequence ATGAAGCTGAAAGATTTGATCGGCAAAGCGTCGATGTACAAAAACAAGACCATTGCGGTTGCCCATGCTGAGGATGAGGAAGTGATCCGGGCTGTAAAGCTGGCAGCCGAGTACCTATCCGCCCGTTTTTTGTTAGTGGGCGACAGCAAAAAACTGAACGATCTGACATCATCTATGCAAGGGCATCAAGTGGAAATCGTTCATGCCGATACGCCTGAGGAATCGGCACAATTAGCGGTTCGTGCTGTGCATCACAAAACAGCGGACGTTTTAATGAAAGGGAATGTGCCGACTTCTGTTTTGCTAAAAGCTGTACTGAACAGACAGGAGGGCCTTCGGTCATCAAGTGTCCTTTCCCACGTGGCTGTGTTTGATATACCGGACTTTGACAGGTTGATGTTTGTGACAGATTCGGCAATGAATATTGCCCCTTCACTGGAAGAGCTTCGGCAGATTTTGCAAAATGCCGTTCATGTGGCCCGAGCAGTAGGGAACAATATGCCGAAAGCAGCTGCTCTGGCAGCGGTCGAAACGGTCAACCCGAAAATGGAAGCGACAATGAATGCAGCTGCTCTTGCTCAAATGTGCAAAAGAGGCCAGATCAAAAACTGCATTGTGGATGGACCGCTTGCGTTGGATAACGCCGTATCACAAATTGCCGCAGCCCAGAAAAACATTTCAGGAGACGTAGCGGGCAGTGCTGATATCCTTCTCGTCCCAACAATTGAGGCCGGCAATATGTTATATAAATCACTGATTTATTTTGCGAAGGCCAGCGTGGCGGCTGTGATTACAGGAGCTAAAGCGCCGATTGCCTTAACGAGCAGAGCGGACTCCGCTGAAAATAAACTGTATTCTATTGCGCTGGCAATATGCGCATCTGAAGAATACACACATTAG
- the bfmBAA gene encoding 3-methyl-2-oxobutanoate dehydrogenase subunit alpha: MSTNRHQALGLTDQEAVDMYRTMLLARKIDERMWLLNRSGKIPFVISCQGQEAAQVGAAFALDREMDYVLPYYRDMGVVLAFGMTAKDLMMSGFAKAADPNSGGRQMPGHFGQKKNRIVTGSSPVTTQVPHAVGIALAGRMEKKDIAAFVTFGEGSSNQGDFHEGANFAAVHKLPVIFMCENNKYAISVPYDKQVACENISDRAVGYGMPGVTVNGNDPLEVYQAVKEARERARRGEGPTLIETISYRLTPHSSDDDDSSYRGREEVEEAKKSDPLFTYQAYLKEAGLLSDETEQTMLDEIMAIINEATDEAENAPYAAPESALDYVYAK; the protein is encoded by the coding sequence ATGAGTACAAACCGACATCAAGCACTAGGGCTTACTGATCAGGAAGCCGTTGATATGTATAGAACCATGCTGTTAGCAAGAAAAATCGATGAAAGAATGTGGCTGTTAAACCGCTCTGGCAAAATCCCGTTCGTGATCTCTTGCCAAGGACAGGAAGCAGCACAGGTAGGAGCGGCTTTCGCTCTTGACCGTGAAATGGATTATGTACTGCCGTACTACAGAGATATGGGAGTTGTGCTGGCGTTTGGCATGACAGCAAAGGATTTAATGATGTCCGGTTTTGCCAAGGCGGCGGATCCGAACTCAGGAGGACGTCAGATGCCGGGGCATTTTGGACAAAAGAAAAACCGCATCGTGACGGGATCATCTCCAGTGACAACGCAAGTGCCGCACGCAGTCGGCATTGCGTTAGCGGGACGTATGGAGAAAAAGGATATCGCAGCCTTTGTTACATTTGGTGAAGGCTCTTCAAACCAAGGCGATTTCCATGAAGGGGCAAACTTTGCCGCCGTCCATAAGCTGCCGGTTATTTTCATGTGTGAAAACAACAAGTACGCAATCTCAGTGCCTTACGATAAGCAAGTCGCATGTGAGAACATTTCCGACCGTGCCGTAGGCTATGGAATGCCTGGCGTAACCGTGAATGGAAATGATCCGCTGGAAGTTTATCAAGCGGTCAAAGAAGCACGTGAACGGGCGCGCAGAGGAGAAGGCCCGACATTAATTGAAACCATTTCTTACCGCCTTACACCGCATTCCAGTGATGACGATGACAGCAGCTACCGCGGCCGTGAAGAAGTAGAGGAAGCGAAAAAAAGTGATCCCCTGTTCACTTATCAAGCTTACTTAAAGGAAGCAGGCCTGCTGTCCGATGAGACAGAACAAACCATGCTGGATGAGATCATGGCAATCATTAACGAAGCGACGGATGAAGCGGAGAACGCCCCTTATGCAGCTCCTGAGTCAGCGCTTGATTATGTGTATGCGAAGTAG
- the bfmBAB gene encoding 3-methyl-2-oxobutanoate dehydrogenase subunit beta, giving the protein MSVMSYIDAINLAMKEEMERDPRVFVLGEDVGKKGGVFKATAGLYEQFGEERVMDTPLAESAIAGVGIGAAMYGMRPIAEMQFADFIMPAVNQIISEAAKIRYRSNNDWSCPIVVRAPYGGGVHGALYHSQSVEAIFANQPGLKIVMPSTPYDAKGLLKAAVRDEDPVLFFEHKRAYRLIKGEVPADDYVLPIGKADVKREGDDITVITYGLCVHFALQAAERLEKDGISVHVVDLRTVYPLDKEAIIEAASKTGKVLLVTEDTKEGSIMSEVAAIISEHCLFDLDAPIKRLAGPDIPAMPYAPTMEKYFMVNPDKVEAAMRELAEF; this is encoded by the coding sequence ATGTCAGTAATGTCATATATTGATGCGATCAATTTGGCGATGAAAGAAGAAATGGAACGAGATCCTCGTGTTTTCGTCCTTGGGGAAGATGTAGGAAAAAAAGGCGGTGTATTTAAAGCGACAGCCGGCCTATACGAACAATTTGGAGAAGAGCGTGTGATGGATACGCCGCTTGCTGAATCCGCGATCGCCGGAGTCGGTATTGGAGCGGCTATGTACGGTATGAGACCGATTGCTGAAATGCAGTTTGCTGATTTTATTATGCCGGCGGTCAACCAAATCATTTCTGAAGCGGCTAAAATCCGCTACCGCAGCAACAATGACTGGAGCTGCCCGATTGTCGTCAGAGCGCCATACGGCGGAGGCGTACACGGGGCCCTTTATCATTCTCAGTCAGTCGAAGCGATTTTCGCCAATCAGCCCGGACTGAAAATTGTCATGCCTTCAACGCCGTATGACGCGAAAGGACTCTTAAAAGCTGCAGTTCGTGATGAAGATCCTGTGCTGTTTTTTGAGCACAAGCGCGCGTACCGCCTGATAAAAGGAGAGGTTCCGGCCGATGATTATGTCCTGCCGATCGGCAAGGCAGATGTAAAACGGGAAGGCGACGACATCACGGTGATCACATACGGCCTGTGTGTCCACTTCGCGCTGCAGGCTGCAGAACGTCTCGAAAAAGATGGCATTTCAGTGCATGTGGTTGATTTAAGAACGGTCTATCCGCTTGATAAAGAAGCAATCATCGAAGCCGCATCCAAAACAGGTAAGGTCCTTTTGGTCACAGAAGATACAAAAGAAGGCAGCATCATGAGTGAGGTGGCCGCGATTATATCCGAGCATTGTCTGTTCGACTTAGACGCGCCGATCAAACGGCTTGCAGGTCCTGATATTCCGGCTATGCCTTATGCGCCGACAATGGAAAAATACTTTATGGTCAATCCTGATAAAGTGGAAGCGGCGATGAGAGAATTAGCGGAGTTTTAA
- the prpB gene encoding methylisocitrate lyase codes for MSWIVNKQSSQEELAGRFRKLMSAPDILQIPGAHDGMAALLAKEAGFSAIYLSGAAYTASRGLPDLGINTSTEMADRAKDLVRAADLPLLVDIDTGFGGVLHAARTAREMHEARVAAVQIEDQQLPKKCGHLNGKQLVPIKEMTQKIKAIKQAAPSLVVVARTDARAQEGLDAAMKRSEAYIEAGADAIFPEALQAEDEFRQFAERISVPLLANMTEFGKTPYYRADEFEDMGFRMVIYPVTSLRAAAKAYERMFGLIKGSGSQKEGLHDMQTREELYDTISYYDYEALDKTIAKTVLPDE; via the coding sequence ATGTCGTGGATCGTCAATAAGCAATCGTCACAAGAAGAGCTTGCCGGGCGTTTCCGCAAGCTGATGTCAGCGCCGGACATTCTGCAAATTCCCGGCGCCCATGACGGGATGGCCGCCTTGCTTGCGAAAGAGGCCGGTTTTTCTGCTATTTATTTGTCTGGTGCGGCATATACAGCCAGCAGGGGGCTTCCTGATTTAGGGATCAACACGTCGACAGAGATGGCTGACCGGGCCAAAGATCTTGTGCGTGCAGCTGACCTGCCTCTGCTTGTTGATATCGATACGGGATTTGGCGGTGTGTTACATGCCGCCCGAACTGCCCGTGAGATGCATGAAGCCAGGGTAGCCGCCGTTCAAATAGAAGACCAGCAGCTCCCGAAAAAATGCGGGCATTTAAATGGCAAACAGCTCGTTCCAATAAAGGAAATGACACAAAAAATAAAAGCGATCAAACAAGCGGCGCCCTCTCTTGTCGTTGTTGCCCGTACCGATGCCAGGGCGCAGGAAGGGCTTGATGCCGCGATGAAACGGTCAGAGGCTTATATTGAGGCTGGAGCGGACGCGATTTTCCCCGAAGCGCTTCAGGCGGAGGACGAATTCCGCCAGTTTGCCGAGCGCATCTCCGTTCCGCTCCTCGCGAATATGACCGAGTTTGGGAAAACACCGTATTATCGCGCTGATGAATTCGAAGATATGGGGTTTCGCATGGTGATTTATCCTGTTACATCGCTTCGAGCGGCGGCGAAAGCTTATGAACGGATGTTTGGTTTGATTAAGGGGAGCGGCTCACAAAAAGAAGGGCTACACGATATGCAGACACGAGAAGAACTGTACGATACGATTTCTTATTATGACTATGAAGCGCTAGATAAAACGATCGCCAAGACCGTTTTGCCTGATGAATAG
- the bcd gene encoding branched-chain amino acid dehydrogenase, with protein MELFKYMEKYDYEQLVFCQDEQSGLKAIIAIHDTTLGPALGGTRMWTYENEEAAIEDALRLARGMTYKNAAAGLNLGGGKTVIIGDPRKDKNEEMFRAFGRFIQGLNGRYITAEDVGTTVEDMDIIHDETDYVTGISPAFGSSGNPSPVTAYGVYRGMKAAAKAAFGTDSLEGKTIAVQGVGNVAYNLCRHLHEEGANLIVTDINKQSVQRAVEDFGARAVDPEDIYSQDCDIYAPCALGATINDNTIKQLKAKVIAGAANNQLKETRHGDQIHEMGIVYAPDYVINAGGVINVADELYGYNAERALKKVEGIYGNIERVLEISQRDGIPTYLAADRLAEERIERMRRSRSQFLQNGHSVLSRR; from the coding sequence ATGGAACTTTTTAAATATATGGAGAAATACGATTACGAACAATTGGTATTCTGTCAAGATGAACAATCAGGCTTAAAAGCGATTATCGCGATTCATGATACAACGCTCGGTCCGGCGCTTGGCGGAACGAGAATGTGGACATATGAAAATGAAGAAGCGGCGATTGAAGACGCGCTTAGACTGGCAAGAGGCATGACCTATAAAAATGCGGCGGCAGGCTTAAACCTTGGCGGCGGAAAAACAGTGATTATCGGAGATCCGCGAAAAGACAAAAATGAAGAAATGTTCCGCGCGTTTGGCCGCTTTATTCAAGGATTGAACGGCAGATACATTACAGCTGAAGATGTGGGTACAACGGTTGAGGATATGGACATCATTCATGATGAAACAGACTATGTCACAGGGATTTCTCCTGCTTTCGGATCTTCCGGAAATCCATCCCCGGTTACAGCGTATGGGGTGTACAGAGGAATGAAGGCAGCAGCTAAAGCTGCTTTCGGAACAGACTCTCTTGAGGGGAAAACCATCGCTGTGCAAGGTGTAGGGAACGTGGCCTACAACCTATGCCGCCACCTGCATGAGGAAGGGGCAAACTTAATCGTTACGGATATCAACAAACAGTCAGTTCAGCGCGCAGTGGAAGATTTTGGCGCCCGTGCGGTTGATCCGGAAGACATTTATTCACAAGACTGCGATATTTATGCGCCTTGTGCCCTTGGTGCGACAATCAACGACAACACGATTAAACAGCTGAAGGCGAAAGTCATCGCGGGTGCGGCTAACAACCAGTTAAAAGAAACACGCCATGGCGATCAAATTCACGAAATGGGTATCGTTTACGCGCCGGATTATGTCATTAACGCGGGCGGAGTCATCAACGTGGCGGATGAGCTTTACGGCTATAATGCGGAACGCGCATTGAAGAAAGTTGAAGGCATTTACGGCAATATTGAGCGTGTACTCGAAATTTCTCAGCGTGACGGCATTCCGACGTATTTAGCGGCTGACCGCTTGGCAGAGGAACGGATTGAACGCATGCGCCGCTCAAGAAGCCAGTTTTTGCAAAACGGACACAGTGTATTAAGCAGACGTTAA
- the lpdA gene encoding dihydrolipoyl dehydrogenase, whose amino-acid sequence MATEYDVVILGGGTGGYVAAIRAAQLGLKTAVVEKEKLGGTCLHKGCIPSKALLRSAEVYRTAREADQFGVETAGVSLNFEKVQQRKQAVVDKLAAGVNHLMKKGKIDVYNGYGRILGPSIFSPLPGTISVERGNGEENDMLIPKQVIIATGSRPKMLPGLEADGEHVLTSDEALQMEKLPKSIIIVGGGVIGIEWASMLHDFGVEVTVIEYADRILPTEDQDISKEMESLLKKKGIQFVTGAKVLPDTMAKTADDISIQAEKDEETVTYTAEKMLVSIGRQANIEGIGIENTDIVTENGVISVNESCQTKESHIYAIGDVIGGLQLAHVASHEGIIAVEHFAGLNPHPLDPTLVPKCIYSSPEAASVGLTEDEAKANGHNVKIGKFPFMAIGKALVYGESDGFVKIVADRDTDDILGVHMIGPHVTDMISEAGLAKVLDATPWEIGQTIHPHPTLSEAIGEAALAADGKAIHF is encoded by the coding sequence ATGGCAACTGAGTATGACGTAGTCATTTTGGGCGGCGGTACCGGCGGTTATGTAGCGGCGATCAGAGCCGCTCAGCTCGGCTTAAAAACAGCCGTCGTGGAAAAAGAAAAACTCGGGGGAACATGTCTGCATAAAGGCTGTATACCGAGTAAAGCGCTGCTTAGAAGCGCGGAGGTATACCGGACAGCTCGTGAAGCCGACCAATTCGGAGTGGAGACGGCTGGCGTGTCCCTCAACTTTGAAAAAGTCCAGCAGCGTAAGCAAGCTGTTGTTGATAAGCTTGCAGCCGGTGTGAATCATTTAATGAAAAAAGGAAAAATCGATGTGTACAACGGATATGGACGTATCCTCGGACCGTCAATCTTCTCTCCGCTGCCGGGAACGATTTCTGTTGAGCGGGGAAATGGTGAAGAAAATGACATGCTGATCCCGAAACAAGTCATCATTGCAACAGGATCAAGACCGAAAATGCTTCCGGGCCTTGAAGCGGATGGCGAGCATGTATTGACTTCGGATGAGGCTCTCCAAATGGAGAAGCTGCCTAAATCGATCATCATCGTCGGCGGAGGCGTTATCGGTATTGAATGGGCGTCTATGCTTCATGATTTTGGCGTAGAGGTAACGGTTATTGAATACGCGGACCGTATATTGCCGACTGAAGATCAAGACATTTCAAAAGAAATGGAAAGTCTTCTTAAGAAAAAAGGCATCCAGTTCGTCACAGGGGCAAAAGTGCTGCCTGACACAATGGCAAAAACGGCAGATGACATCAGCATTCAAGCGGAAAAAGACGAAGAAACCGTTACCTACACTGCTGAAAAAATGCTCGTTTCCATCGGCAGACAGGCAAATATTGAAGGAATCGGCATAGAAAACACTGATATTGTCACTGAAAATGGCGTCATTTCAGTGAATGAAAGCTGCCAAACGAAGGAATCTCATATTTATGCAATCGGAGACGTAATCGGTGGCCTTCAGTTAGCTCATGTTGCATCGCATGAAGGCATCATTGCGGTTGAGCATTTTGCGGGTCTCAACCCGCATCCGCTTGATCCAACACTTGTACCGAAGTGCATCTACTCAAGCCCTGAAGCTGCCAGTGTCGGCTTAACAGAAGATGAGGCAAAGGCGAATGGGCATAATGTCAAGATCGGCAAGTTCCCATTTATGGCAATTGGAAAAGCGCTCGTATATGGAGAAAGCGACGGATTTGTAAAAATCGTGGCGGACCGTGATACGGATGATATCCTCGGCGTGCATATGATCGGCCCGCACGTCACCGACATGATTTCAGAAGCGGGTCTTGCCAAAGTGCTGGACGCGACGCCGTGGGAGATCGGACAAACGATTCACCCGCACCCGACGCTTTCTGAAGCGATTGGAGAAGCAGCGCTTGCCGCAGACGGCAAAGCCATTCATTTTTAA